A single genomic interval of Zingiber officinale cultivar Zhangliang chromosome 4A, Zo_v1.1, whole genome shotgun sequence harbors:
- the LOC121972429 gene encoding uncharacterized protein LOC121972429, translating into MQVWDKDIIETAGDRFYDNVVEEFLDALKQNITGEWSDQVVKWEKCSNNKVACPDVYALFDGDGHQVPQDLVEKVGKVFETILEEANKLRYETNEDMSIAQAIKLVMERHSI; encoded by the exons ATGCAGGTCTGGGATAAAGATATTATTGAGACAGCAGGAGATCGATTTTACGACAATGTTGTGGAGGAATTTCTCGACGCACTCAAACAAAACATCACT GGAGAGTGGTCTGATCAAGTTGTGAAATGGGAGAAATGCAGCAATAACAAGGTCGCTTGTCCTGATGT CTACGCACTCTTTGATGGTGATGGACATCAAGTGCCTCAAGATCTAGTGGAAAAAGTTGGTAAGGTGTTTGAAACCATTCTGGAAGAG GCTAACAAACTCAGGTATGAAACAAATGAAGACATGTCTATAGCACAGGCTATTAAGCTAGTCATGGAGAGGCATTCAATATGA